The window CCAGCCCCCAGCAGAGCGACAGGGCCATAGGAACAAGGAACGGGTCCTTGCCTCCGATCCCATATGCCACCGTGGAAAGTCCTCCAGCAGTAGTAACGGTCGTCAGGATGACGGGTCTCAATCTCATCTGACCGGCTTTTATGATGGACTCATTCCTGCTCACGCCGCTTCTCCGAAGTTTATTGATAAAGTCAACAAGCACTATGGAATCGTTCACTACTATGCCGTTGAGGCCCACCACTCCCAAAATGGCCATGAAGGAGAAAGCCTGCCCATGCAAAAGAAAAGCGACCACGACTCCGATAAGGCCGAAAGGTATTGCCATCATAACCACGGCGGGCTGAATAAGCGATTTAAAGAATGAAGCAAGTATGAGATATATCACCAAAAAGGCGAAAAAGAACGCTTTGGCGAGATCCTTAAGCGATTCTATGGTCTCCTCCTGCTCACCGCCGTATTTTACGTTATAGCCTATGTACCTTTCGTCAATATCGCTGAATTTCTCCATCAGCATGCGGTTTACTTCCAAAGATGTGATCTTATCGTTATCCACGTTACAGGAAGCGGTAACGACCCTTTTACCGTCAAGATGTTTTATGGTGGTGGTTCCCGGGACCTTTTTTATCGTGGCGATCTTTTTCAGCGGTATAAGGTTCCCGAACCTGTTCCTAATAAGGACTGCGTCGAAAATCTCCATATCGAACTTCTCATCTTCATCGAACATGACTGTGACATCCGTCTCCTCCTCAGCCTTTACCGGTTTTATCTTAGTAGCGATATTTCCCTGGAATACACCCCTGATGGTCTTGGCAACCTGCTGTATGGAAAGTCCGGCCATCGTGGCTTTCTGATGATCGACCTTAACGCGTATCTCTTCCTTGCCTGGCTTGTGGTCCCAAGTTACGTCCGTGACGCCGTCTATCGTATTAAGGTAGTCCATGTATTCGTGCGCGATCTTGTCCAGCACCTCAAAATCCTCACCTCTTATACGAGCCTCGACAGGCTTGCCTACAGGAGGCCCGGCCTCTGGCATATCGAAACGGAGGTCCTCGAACCCCTTTATATCCCTTGTCTTACGGCGCACCTCGTCTATGATCTGTTCGACTCCGCGTTTTCGGTCCTGCTCCGGCACAAGATATACCGTTATCTGAGCGTAGTTACTGCCCTGTCCCGCGAAAGGATCCTGCCGGTCCTCCTCGATCTTCCCTATGGTAGTTACATACGTATCCAGTTCTTCACCCGGAAGGCGGGATACAATTTTCTCGATCGGCTTCATGAGCTCTTCTGTCTTTTCAAGGGGTGTACCGATCGGTGCTTCACCCCTTATGAAGAAGTAATTTATGCCCGCGCTGGGAAAAAGTATGAATTTCATAACGTTAGTGGCCAGAAAGAAACACAGGCCCAGCGCCAGCAGCAACCCGATAAGAACCTTGTATTTGTTCCTCATGGCGGAAGCGACCAGGTTCGTGTATGAACAGACCAGATTCTTGAACCACGGCATCTCTTTTTTTAGTCTGGGTTTTCCAGCTTTATCGGTGTTTATCTTCACGAAATCCGCCATGTGACTGGGAAGGATTATGAGGGCCTCCCCGAGCGACGCCAGCAGTGCGGTGATTACGACCGCCGGGATGTTCCATATGAACTTTCCGATTATCCCCGACATGAAAAGCAGCGGAGAAAAAGCCGCGATGGTGGTAAACACCGCCGCCGTTATGGCTCCCATGACCTCCTCAGCACCTTTTATGGCGGCTTCCTGGGGCTTGACACCCTCTTCCATGTACCGGTACACGTTCTCAGCGACGATTATGCCGTCATCGACCAGCATGCCGAGGACCACGATCAACCCGAACATGCTTATCAGGTTTATCGTAATACCTAACATGTCCATAACGATAAAGGTCGCGAAGAAAGAGATAGGTATGCCCAGAACCGTGAAGAAAGCCACCCTTTTCTGGAGGAACACCAGCATAATCGCTATAACGATAATGATACCCCACCAGGCATTGTTCCTCAGGACATTTAGGCGGCGCCTTGCAAAGAACGAATAATCATTGACGTAAGAGACCTTCAAAGGCCCCTTGACACGCTCAAGGAACTTATTGCTAAAGTTCTTGATCCTGTCAACGATGGAAATAGCATCGCCCGACTCCTTTTTCAATACTACAAGATTTATAGATCTGGTACCCAGGGTCTTATTTATTACGTCTTCTTCCTTGAAGGTATCGACCACGTCGGCTACATCTTTTATCTTAAGCCAGTTACCCGAATCATTGGCCCTTATGATAACGTTCGCGACCTCTTCCGCGGTCTGGAATTCACCGGTCGTCCTCACGCTATACTCGGTGGTCTCAGTATCGATCTTGCCCGCGGGCAAGCTTACATTACGTCCGGCCAGAGCGGTTTCGATCTCGTCCATTGAAACATAATATTCCTCCATCTTTTCGGGGTCTACCCTGACCTGGACTTCACGGTCCCGGTATCCGCTTTTCTGTATGCGGGCGACTCCATCTATGTACTCCAGGTCATCCTCAAGAGCGTCCGCGTATTCCTGGAGTTTCTGTTCGGACATCTCTCCGGAGAGAGACACCTCTACTATTGGGTACTGTTTACTAGTGACTTCCACGACCTGAGGCTCGTCATCTATCTCCCTGGGCAGGTCTTTCACTTTATCGACCGCCGTCTGAATATCCCTTACGACCTTCTGTTTATTAGGTTCATCTGGGTCGATCTTGACAAGGACAAGAGATGTGCTCGAAGCAGACGTCGAATTTATCTCCTTAATACCGTCCACTTCCCTAAGCTCTTTTTCAACGGGAACAGTTATGAGTTTTTCAACATCCTCTGGTGTAGCCCCAGGGAACACTGTTGTTATCGTGACCAGATCAAATGAAACATTAGGGAATATCTCCCTGTTCATACCCAGCACGACTATCAGACCGATTATTATGATGATAACCGATACCAGATTCACGAAAAGTGAGTTATTTACGCTAAACCTTGGAATGCTCATATATGATCCTCATACCCCTCTAGCAGCACGTTCATTGACCTGAAAAGATCAACCTTGGCTTTCCGATGGTCCTTGATGAACCCCACGTTCTCCAGTTCGGCGCGCAGAAGGTCCCGCTGATAATCTATAAGTATCTTGGTCATGGAGCGTCCGTAACGGAACCGTTTCTCTTCTTCTTCCAGTTTCTGCGACTGTAACCGAACCGCCTTGCCGGTGAATTCCAGGCTTCTTCCGTAAGATCTCGTGTCATTATACGCGTTGACAACGTCGGTGATTATCTTTCTTTCTACCTGTTTGAGGCTGACCAGGGCCTTCTGTTTTTTCAAGGAAGCCCGGTCATACTGACTTCTAGCTTCAGAATTCTCTATCGGAATATTGAACTCGACCCCGGCAAAATACTCGGCGTGGTCAGAGGCAGTAGCCTTGCCCGCGGCCGTATTGAAATCCCTATTGATACCGTTCATCTTCATACTCAGGAGCAGATCGATCTCAGGCCATAGCTGGTTGCCCTTCATCCTCAGATCGAGCCCCCTTATATCGACATCGCGCTTTTTTATCATATAATCACGCCTTTTCCGGAAAGCCTCTTCCAGGCATTGCTTAAGATCCCTGTCGATTGGATAGGTACTGAGTTGCTGCGCCGGTTCAACCCGAGCCTTCTCCTGGACGTTCATCAACAGTTTAAGTATCTCTTGTGCCCGTTTATAATTATTCTCAGCGATTATCACCTCGGCCTGCCGGTTGGCAACATTGGCCTCGACCGCATAAAGATCCACCTTTTCCTTCAGGCCTATGTTAAAATTCCTCTCTTCGACATCGTAGAGCTCAATCGCCTTATCCAAAATATCCTGGAAGATACTGAGAGTTTTCTCAGCCGACATTAGATCGATGTACGCTTTTATGGTATTCGCCAGATGATTTTCTATGCGGTCTTTTGTCTGCAGGTCAGCATTCTCAATAGCAAGTTTTGTCAACGTAACAGTGTTCCGGTCAATGAACCCGAAGGAATTCTCTCCAACGGGCTGTCTCGCTTCAAGAGAGATCTCCGTGTCATGTGCCGGGTTCTTGGACACGAAGACGGTATCAGACCAGGTCCGGGTATCACTCCAATTGACCGTTATGGTGGTACCTGTGGGAAGCTTCTTGCTGGCGCCAAAAGAATATATATTCGTCTGGTCATCATCGGGAGCAAAGACCGAAAGCTCCTGTCTTTTATCCTCGGTATAACTTACGTTACCGAAAAAGAACGTGTCAAAAACCGCCTCCGAGAATAATAGGTCTGTCTCAGCCACATAAAGATCCAGCTTGGCCAGTTTTACCTCATAACTGTTCTGTAGAGTGAGTCTGATGCAGTCCTCAAGTGAAAGCACGATACTCGTGATTTCAACGGGAGACTTTTCATCCTCCGGCTGCTGAACCGCCAGAACCGTGCCCGCTCCCAGGCTCATCATTATCAGCAAAATGATCAGATTAAAGGATATTCTTTTCATCGCTCTTTGGTTATATTGTTGTATATCTTGCGTATCATTCTCAGGTAATCGTTTCTTTCTGATTCGTTGAGAACCGAATAAAGTTCCTTGGTGGCCTCTACCCGCATCTTATTGACCTCTTCGGAGATTTTACTTCCCTTTTGGCGCATGGTCACATTGACAACCCTCCTGTCCTCGCTGGAACGCGCTCTCTCCACAAGTTCCATCTGTATCATCTTATCTATTATCGCCGTGGCGGCCCCCATGGAGAGATTAAGCGCCTGCGCGAGTTCGCTCATAGAGCACGGGCCCTTTTCCCGGAGCATGTCCAAGACAACTATGTGTGAGACGGCAAGGTTCGCATCGGTAAGACATGCCTCCATCCTTCCGGTCACGGCTCTCATCAAGGTCGGCAGCATCCTGCTCATTTCTACAGCGAAATCTTCTTGTTTACCAGTTGCCATGCGGACCCCCCTTTTTAATAAGCAAAATATTTATTTTGCGAATAGTTTAATTGCTAAAATATTCCTTAATTAAAGTATAACCCGGATCGCCTGATCTGTCAACTTTTTAGGAAGTAAATTTAATGGTAAGTGCGAACGTCAAAGGGTTTTCCCCCAGCTGTTCGGGAAACGCTGGAAACGGCTGAGATCTTCGAATAGCCTTAATAACACCCCTCTCGGTATCTCTGGGCAGAACGGTATGGATTTGATCTATCTTCTGGAGAGCGCCATTACTGGAGACAGTGAAAACGACTTCCACCGTTCCCTTTTCGTCCCCCGGGGCATATGAATGGATGCATGATCGAATCTTTTCTCTGAGAACGTTGAAATAATCAAGATACGCCTTTTCCTTTTCGTTTTGATGTTCCTGCGGGGCTGTTTCCTCCTGCAAAGAGCTTTGAATCGATTCTTTTGAATCAAGTGCTAACCCTTTGCTTGTTGAGTCCCCGGTCTTTTCGTTTTCCTGTTCTTTATTATCACATGAAGCAGTAGCATAGATTTCTTCTTCCAGCGCGACGCGGGGGTCGTTGATGATGATATAATCCAGTTCCACCATATCGGCTTCGGCGTCTTCACGGTCGGTGGTCTGCAGTAAATACGACGGCGATATCACCGCTAAATGCGCGATAACCGACAAAGTAAGCGCTAGTCTGAATGCGGGGTCCATGAACATTTTCATATAAGGTGTTGCTGAGATACAGTTGCAATGATCGCTCTATTATAATATTTCCAACAGCGGTTTTCAACTTATAGCTAAGAAGATGGGTCCGTTCCTTAATCCTAGAATTTCAGAGTGCCTTCCAGGAACAAGTTTATCCCTTCAGCGGGATAATAATTGATCCTGCCATTATTAGCGTTACGCACGCTGTAATGATAAAACTTCTCATTGAACAGATTATTTATGCCCGCGCCGAGCCTGATCTGATCATTCTCATAAAAAAAGTTTAAATCAAAAGTCGCATATGGTTTTAGGGGTTCATATATATTCTGCTGGTCGTTTATACAGTGTCTCTCCCCCACGAAAAGAGCCACAAAGTTAAATGTAAAATATTCTAGAAAATATACCCTGATACCTGCAG of the Candidatus Omnitrophota bacterium genome contains:
- a CDS encoding AcrB/AcrD/AcrF family protein; the protein is MSIPRFSVNNSLFVNLVSVIIIIIGLIVVLGMNREIFPNVSFDLVTITTVFPGATPEDVEKLITVPVEKELREVDGIKEINSTSASSTSLVLVKIDPDEPNKQKVVRDIQTAVDKVKDLPREIDDEPQVVEVTSKQYPIVEVSLSGEMSEQKLQEYADALEDDLEYIDGVARIQKSGYRDREVQVRVDPEKMEEYYVSMDEIETALAGRNVSLPAGKIDTETTEYSVRTTGEFQTAEEVANVIIRANDSGNWLKIKDVADVVDTFKEEDVINKTLGTRSINLVVLKKESGDAISIVDRIKNFSNKFLERVKGPLKVSYVNDYSFFARRRLNVLRNNAWWGIIIVIAIMLVFLQKRVAFFTVLGIPISFFATFIVMDMLGITINLISMFGLIVVLGMLVDDGIIVAENVYRYMEEGVKPQEAAIKGAEEVMGAITAAVFTTIAAFSPLLFMSGIIGKFIWNIPAVVITALLASLGEALIILPSHMADFVKINTDKAGKPRLKKEMPWFKNLVCSYTNLVASAMRNKYKVLIGLLLALGLCFFLATNVMKFILFPSAGINYFFIRGEAPIGTPLEKTEELMKPIEKIVSRLPGEELDTYVTTIGKIEEDRQDPFAGQGSNYAQITVYLVPEQDRKRGVEQIIDEVRRKTRDIKGFEDLRFDMPEAGPPVGKPVEARIRGEDFEVLDKIAHEYMDYLNTIDGVTDVTWDHKPGKEEIRVKVDHQKATMAGLSIQQVAKTIRGVFQGNIATKIKPVKAEEETDVTVMFDEDEKFDMEIFDAVLIRNRFGNLIPLKKIATIKKVPGTTTIKHLDGKRVVTASCNVDNDKITSLEVNRMLMEKFSDIDERYIGYNVKYGGEQEETIESLKDLAKAFFFAFLVIYLILASFFKSLIQPAVVMMAIPFGLIGVVVAFLLHGQAFSFMAILGVVGLNGIVVNDSIVLVDFINKLRRSGVSRNESIIKAGQMRLRPVILTTVTTAGGLSTVAYGIGGKDPFLVPMALSLCWGLVFATVLTLIVIPCIYSIIDDLAIRIAHQTSMIETHNLECDQKS
- a CDS encoding MarR family transcriptional regulator; protein product: MATGKQEDFAVEMSRMLPTLMRAVTGRMEACLTDANLAVSHIVVLDMLREKGPCSMSELAQALNLSMGAATAIIDKMIQMELVERARSSEDRRVVNVTMRQKGSKISEEVNKMRVEATKELYSVLNESERNDYLRMIRKIYNNITKER